One window from the genome of Oncorhynchus kisutch isolate 150728-3 linkage group LG21, Okis_V2, whole genome shotgun sequence encodes:
- the LOC109866370 gene encoding crooked neck-like protein 1, with the protein MASTAAGKQRIPKVAKVKNKAPAEVQITAEQLLREAKERELELLPPPPKQKITDEEELNDYKLKKRKGFEDNIRKNRTVISNWIKYAQWEESLKEVQRARSIYERALDVDHRNIALWLKYAEMEMKNRQVNHARNIWDRAITILPRVNQFWYKYSYMEEMLGNIAGCRQVFERWTEWEPEEQAWHSYINFELRYKEVDKARSIYERFVIVHPDVKNWIKYARFEEKHGYIAHGRKVFERSVEFFGEEHVNENLFVAFARFEEKQKEFERVRVIYKYALDRIPKHQAQELFKFYTVFEKKFGDRRGIEDVIVSKRRFQYEEEVKASPHNYDAWFDYLRLVESDADPDTAREVYERAIANIPPIQEKRHWRRYIYLWINYALYEELEVKDPERTRQVYQACLDLIPHKKFTFAKIWLLYGQFEIRQKNLQAARRGLGTAIGKCPKNKLFKGYIELELQLREFDRCRKLYEKYLEFAPENCTTWIKFSELETILGDTERARAIFELAIGQPRLDMPEVLWKSYIDFEIEQEEFDNTRGLYQRLLQRTQHVKVWISYAQYELSIDTSDRLQRCRGIFEEGNKGLRSCEEKEERLMLLESWKEFEQEFGSDTTRERVKKLLPEKVKKRRKLTAEDGSDAGWEEYYDYIFPEDAANQPNLKLLAMAKMWKRQQQEEDEEEEDEEDENNGGVVRGSGKEMEEEDDRSVERDGEENGRGERSRDKEMEEEDDRRVERDGEENGRGERSRDKEMPEDSASPSENPMVSEPVPEKDSKESTCDDSDDSDESSSSSSSSSSSSSSSSGSSSSDRDKDGSEKQPRKSKKDSVND; encoded by the exons ATGGCATCCACTGCAGCAGGGAAACAGAGGATACCGAAAGTGGCTAAg GTGAAAAACAAGGCTCCAGCAGAGGTACAAATCACAGCTGAGCAGTTGCTCAGGGAGGCAAAGGAGAGGGAGCTCGAGCTTTTGCCACCGCCGCCCAAACAGAAAATCACTGATGAAGAAGAGTTGAACGATTACAAGTTGAAGAAGCGGAAG GGATTTGAAGACAACATCAGAAAGAATCGTACTGTTATCAGCAACTGGATAAAATACGCACAATGGGAGGAGAGCCTGAAAGAAGTCCAGAG GGCTCGCTCTATTTACGAGCGTGCTCTGGATGTAGACCACCGGAACATTGCTCTATGGCTGAAGTATGCTGAGATGGAGATGAAGAACCGGCAAGTGAACCACGCCCGCAACATTTGGGACAGAGCCATCACCATCTTGCCTCGTGTCAACCAGTTCTG GTACAAGTACAGTTACATGGAGGAGATGCTGGGCAACATTGCTGGCTGCAGACAGGTGTTTGAGCGCTGGACAGAGTGGGAACCAGAGGAACAAGCCTGGCACTCCTACATCAACTTCGAGCTGCGCTACAAGGAGGTCGACAAGGCCCGCTCCATCTATGAGAGAT TTGTGATTGTCCACCCTGACGTAAAGAATTGGATCAAGTATGCCCGTTTTGAAGAGAAGCATGGCTACATCGCCCACGGGAGGAAGGTGTTTGAGAGATCAGTGGAGTTCTTTGGCGAGGAGCATGTCAACGAGAACCTCTTTGTGGCCTTCGCCAGATTtgaagagaaacagaaagag TTTGAGCGTGTTCGAGTCATCTACAAATACGCCTTGGACAGAATCCCCAAGCATCAGGCTCAGGAGCTCTTCAAATTCTACACAGTATTTGAGAAGAAGTTTGGAGACCGGAGGGGAATTGAGGACGTTATCGTCAGCAAGCGGAGATTTCAGTATGAGGAGGAAGTCAAG GCAAGCCCACACAATTACGACGCTTGGTTTGATTACCTACGCCTGGTGGAGAGTGATGCGGATCCTGACACTGCCAGAGAGGTGTATGAGAGAGCCATCGCCAACATCCCTCCTATACAGGAGAAGAGGCACTGGAGAAGATACATTTACCTGTGGATAAACTATGCTTTATATGAAGAACTGGAGGTCAAG GACCCGGAGAGAACAAGACAGGTGTACCAGGCATGTCTGGATCTCATCCCTCACAAAAAG TTCACATTTGCCAAGATTTGGCTACTCTACGGACAGTTTGAAATCCGCCAGAAGAACCTTCAAGCTGCCAGGCGAGGCTTG GGCACAGCCATTGGTAAATGTCCAAAAAACAAGCTGTTCAAGGGCTACATTGAGCTGGAGCTGCAGCTCCGAGAGTTTGACCGATGCAGAAAGCTCTACGAGAAGTACCTGGAGTTTGCCCCAGAGAACTGCACCACCTGGATCAAGTTCTCTGAGCTGGAGACCATTctaggagacacagagagggccCGGGCCATCTTCGAGCTGGCCATCGGACAGCCACGACTAGACATGCCAGAG GTGTTGTGGAAGTCCTACATCGACTTTGAAATTGAGCAGGAAGAGTTTGACAACACCAGAGGCCTCTACCAGAGACTTTTGCAGCGCACACAGCACGTAAAG GTCTGGATCAGCTATGCCCAGTATGAGCTGTCCATCGATACCTCGGACCGGCTGCAGAGGTGTAGGGGGATCTTTGAGGAGGGCAACAAGGGCCTGAGAAGCtgtgaggagaaggaggagcgtctgatgttgttggagtcgtgGAAGGAGTTTGAGCAGGAGTTTGGTTCGGACACGACCAGGGAGAGGGTAAAGAAACTGCTGCCGGAGAAGGTGAAGAAGAGGAGAAAGCTCACAGCAGAGGACGGG TCGGATGCAGGGTGGGAGGAGTACTACGACTATATCTTCCCTGAGGATGCAGCCAACCAGCCCAACCTCAAGCTGCTCGCCATGGCCAAGATGTGGAAGAGGCAGCAACAAGAAGAAGACGAGGAGGAAGAAGATGAGGAAGACGAAAACAACGGAGGAGTGGTTAGAGGTAGTGGCAAAGAAATGGAGGAAGAAGATGACAGAagtgtggagagagatggagaagaaaatggaagaggggagaggagtagagacaaaGAAATGGAAGAAGAAGATGAcagaagagtggagagagatggagaagaaaatggaagaggggagaggagtagagacaaaGAAATGCCCGAAGACTCTGCATCACCATCAGAAAATCCTATGGTCAGTGAGCCTGTGCCTGAAAAAGACTCCAAAGAGAGCACATGTGATGACAGCGATGATTCTGAtgaaagcagcagcagcagcagtagtagtagtagtagtagtagtagtagtagtggcagcagcagtagtgatCGTGACAAAGATGGCAGTGAGAAACAGCCCAGGAAGAGCAAAAAGGATTCAGTGAATGATTAG
- the LOC109866371 gene encoding N-alpha-acetyltransferase 20, translated as MTTLRAFTCDDLFKFNNINLDPLTETYGIPFYLQYLAHWPEYFIVAEAPGGELMGYIMGKAEGSVAREEWHGHVTALSVAPEFRRLGLAAKLMEMLEEISERKGGFFVDLFVRVSNQVAVNMYKQLGYSVYRTVIEYYSASNGEPDEDAYDMRKALSSDTEKKSIVPIPHPVRPEDIE; from the exons ATGACAACGTTACGAGCTTTTACGTGCGATGATTTGTTCAAGTTCAACAACAT CAACCTGGATCCATTAACAGAGACT TATGGAATCCCATTTTACCTACAGTACCTGGCCCACTGGCCTGAGTACTTCATTGTTGCAGAGGCCCCTGGTGGAGAATTGATGGGTTACA TCATGGGAAAGGCGGAGGGATCAGTGGCGCGAGAAGAGTGGCATGGGCACGTCACAGCTCTCTCAGTGGCCCCAGAATTCAGACGACTGGGACTGGCAGCCAAGCTTatggagatgctggaggagatCTCAGAAAG GAAGGGCGGGTTCTTTGTTGACCTGTTTGTTCGAGTCTCCAATCAAGTGGCAGTGAACATGTACAAACAGCTAGGCTACAGCGTTTACAGAACCGTGATAGAGTACTATTCTGCTAGCAACGGAGAACCGGATGAAGACGCCTATG ATATGAGGAAAGCCTTGTCGAGCGACACAGAGAAGAAATCCATCGTTCCTATACCACATCCTGTCAGACCAGAAGATATAGAATAG
- the cd109 gene encoding CD109 antigen, which yields MAPSPSYLISVPRVLGPSVPITLSVTILTKAVEVQVVTEIVNGNNTVVTETTTIQGGSTELLVLSPIPDSELSYWHPYTLVVKGYVGMGNMVFTNSTVLRFNPKSSSTFIQTDKANYRPGEVVKIRAVSIYPDGKPYKGKIDIIIKDPKANMIRQWLSLDSVLGVLSKEFQLSKNPSLGKWTIVTSVNEVVSENQFNVEHYVLPRFEVWIEAPSVLHHDDTLWGVVTAKYMYGKPVRGHMNITYLHRFHDIGVSSDDYKEIYGSTEFSFDVPDYQVMYKRFADNMYEDYENDEFLTIIVYVTESLTGLTYHSTMEVGVVKCRYDLAFRGYPSYIKPSLNFTAELKISTYNKWPLTREDQGKTVTISVTQQRHSPWSWELDDLGLMMPRVLLNSTGPGLPPMPDEIPVQTMVLPVPADGVIPIHIQLSDKVATLTVDASFKDGYKMLQVYSSYKSPSKLYLQIQKSRSTPQVDVPLQLTLQSNFPLKEFHYLVMSRGQVLSSGRGSSSSLTLTPQESWAPLACVVVYCVLSDGEIFNDALYVPIAQDLKNKVSLSWSEDRARPADEVSLKVSVAEPGSLVGILVVDKATRWPHSHNDITKDMVLEEMAEYGRKTTGDMRMGDPYSIFTTSGIMVLTDAKLEKMGEQLRPQFREGIQLFGDEGDDMEQEEQEPRERRDFPETWLWLDTNTGNSTTVEFPLTLPDSITTWVATAFVMSADLGIGIIETPAKLTVFQDFFLSLNLPAFIIRGELLVVEVTLFNYLEQDLEVMVIVSQSDSFEFVFPDNEELSMASTRTVSVGSQNGTSVLFPIRLLALGEIPISVEAKSSVASDAVRRMVLVKPEGLEQSFSKTMFLELVGSEKRLSREVAFTFPADVVEGSQRAQVTAVGDILGPSITGLESLIQMPSGCGEQNMIHFAPNIYVIQYLTASGQADHDTLIKATSYMMKGYERELSYQRDDGSFSAFGDSDYSGSTWLSAFVLKCFLQARPFISIDGRVLVSTAAWLGAQQGNDGAFLEPGRVIHTELQGGLDGPVSLTAYVLMALLEDDIYKNMYASQVSGALMFLETRLALGISSNYSLCLTTYALTLANSESAERALAQLMGRAEMKDSVPSWSSSGIGLSESWQPRSADIEMAAYLLLSLHKLSRLEEGFSLMKWLSQQRNYLGGYSSTQDTVIALQALSEYAAYSGSQLINLHITVNTASSTTVASFHINYTNYLLYQSREIETGREVRLKVSARGQGFALFQIHVFYNLESRGLSRKWRDTTQEAFDLHIELFDTTMYYIHLYICTSLLEGQGINQTGMAILDVGLLSGFILAQDGIETNDLVRRVETPPGKVILYLDSVTTEEMCVKIPLVMDFKVANVQDATVLIYDYYEPRRKTVRTYQSYWRHDMDACSFCGEDCSQCKGQMAYVSKSVSVSHHCHRVATLACSLLVLLACSL from the exons ATGGCCCCCAGCCCTTCATACCTGATCTCTGTTCCGAGGGTCCTAGGGCCTAGTGTCCCCATCACACTATCAGTCACTATCCTCACCAAGGCGGTGGAAGTCCAAGTCGTTACTGAGATTGTTAATGGTAATAATACTGTTGTCACAGAAACAACCACAATTCAAGGAG GTTCGACTGAGCTGCTGGTTCTTTCACCG aTCCCCGACAGTGAACTGAGCTATTGGCACCCCTACACGTTGGTGGTCAAGGGCTATGTCGGGATGGGCAATATGGTGTTCACCAACTCTACGGTCCTGCGTTTTAACCCCAAAAGCTCATCCACGTTTATTCAGACAGACAAGGCCAACTACAGGCCTGGGGAGGTTGTGAAGATCCGGGCAGTGTCCATTTACCCAGATGGCAAGCCATATAAGGGCAAGATAGATATTATTATTaag GATCCTAAGGCAAACATGATCCGGCAGTGGTTGTCATTGGACAGTGTTCTGGGTGTTCTGTCCAAAGAGTTTCAGCTGTCTAAGAATCCATCCCTTGGCAAGTGGACCATTGTGACTTCTGTCAAT GAAGTTGTGAGTGAAAACCAATTCAACGTGGAACATTATG TGCTGCCCAGGTTTGAGGTGTGGATAGAGGCTCCCAGTGTCCTTCATCATGATGATACTCTCTGGGGCGTGGTCACTGCTAA ataCATGTATGGGAAGCCTGTACGAGGTCACATGAACATAACCTACTTGCATCGTTTTCATGACATCGGTGTGAGTTCTGATGATTATAAAGAG ATTTACGGCTCGACGGAGTTCTCTTTTGATGTGCCTGACTACCAGGTCATGTATAAACGATTTGCAGACAACATGTATGAGGATTATGAGAACGATGAGTTTCTTACCATCATAGTTTATGTCACAGAGTCCCTGACAG GACTGACCTATCACAGCACTATGGAGGTGGGTGTGGTTAAATGTAGATATGACCTTGCCTTCCGTGGATACCCCAGCTATATAAAGCCCTCTTTGAACTTTACCGCTGAG CTGAAAATATCCACGTACAACAAGTGGCCCCTGACTCGAGAGGATCAGGGGAAGACTGTTACAATCTCCGTAACACAGCAAAGGCACAGTCCATGGAGCTGGGAGTTGGACGACTTGGGGTTAATGATGCCTCGTGTGCTGCTGAACTCTACTGGTCCTGGCCTCCCTCCAATGCCAGATGAGATACCAGTCCAGACAATGGTTTTACCTGTACCTGCAGATGGGGTCATCCCCATTCACATACAGCTCTCAGATAAGGTGGCAACACTCACTGTAGAT gCTTCATTCAAGGACGGCTATAAGATGCTACAGGTCTATAGCAGCTACAAGTCCCCCAGTAAATTGTACCTGCAGATCCAGAAGTCCCGTTCAACTCCACAG GTTGATGTCCCGCTCCAGTTGACACTTCAGAGCAATTTCCCATTGAAAGAGTTTCACTACCTG gtgaTGTCCAGGGGACAGGTGCTGTCTTCTGGAAGAGGCAGCTCTTCTTCCCTCACCCTGACCCCACAGGAGTCCTGGGCTCCCTTGGCCTGCGTTGTCGTGTACTGTGTGCTTTCAGATGGCGAGATCTTCAATGATGCACTGTATGTTCCCATCGCCCAAGATCTAAAAAACAAG GTGTCTCTGAGCTGGAGTGAGGACAGGGCCAGGCCTGCTGATGAGGTGTCTCTCAAGGTGTCTGTTGCTGAGCCCGGTTCACTGGTGGGGATCCTGGTGGTGGATAAGGCAACACGCTGGCCCCACTCacacaatgacatcaccaagGACATG GTGCTGGAGGAGATGGCAGAGTACGGCAGAAAGACGACAGGCGACATGAGAATGGGAGATCCCTACTCCATCTTTACG ACATCTGGCATCATGGTTTTGACAGATGCCAAGTTGGAGAAGATGGGGGAGCAATTGAGACCTCAATTTC GGGAGGGAATCCAATTGTTTGGAGATGAGGGGGATGATATGGAACAGGAGGAGCAGGAGCCTCGGGAACGCAGGGACTTCCCTGAGACCTGGCTGTGGCTGGACACTAACACAGG GAATTCTACCACAGTTGAGTTTCCTCTGACTTTACCAGACAGCATTACTACCTGGGTAGCCACTGCCTTTGTCATGTCTGCTGATCTGGGCATAGGCATCATTGAGACCCCTGCAAAG CTCACAGTGTTCCAGGACTTCTTTCTGTCCTTGAATCTACCTGCTTTCATAATCCGAGGAGAGCTGCTGGTCGTGGAGGTCACTCTCTTCAACTACCTCGAACAGGATCTCGAG GTGATGGTGATTGTTTCCCAGAGTGACTCGTTCGAGTTTGTCTTCCCGGACAATGAGGAGCTCTCTATGGCCAGTACACGTACTGTGTCTGTGGGGAGTCAGAATGGGACCTCTGTCCTATTTCCCATCAGGCTACTGGCCCTGGGGGAGATCCCAATCTCAGTCGAAGCCAAATCGTCTGTGGCCTCTGACGCCGTCCGCCGGATGGTTCTGGTCAAG CCTGAAGGACTTGAGCAGTCTTTTTCGAAGACCATGTTTCTGGAGCTGGTGGGGTCAGAGAAAAGGCTTTCCAGGGAAGTGGCGTTTACCTTCCCTGCAGATGTTGTGGAGGGCAGTCAGCGAGCACAAGTGACTGCAGTCG GTGACATCCTTGGACCGTCCATCACGGGCCTGGAGTCCCTCATCCAGATGCCTTCTGGTTGCGGGGAGCAGAACATGATCCACTTTGCTCCCAACATATATGTCATCCAGTATCTGACCGCGTCTGGACAAGCTGACCACGATACCTTGATTAAAGCCACGTCTTACATGATGAAAG GTTATGAACGTGAACTGTCCTACCAGAGAGATGACGGTTCCTTCAGTGCTTTTGGGGATAGTGACTACTCTGGAAGCACATG GCTCTCTGCGTTCGTACTGAAGTGCTTCCTGCAGGCGAGGCCCTTCATCTCCATTGATGGCAGAGTGCTGGTCAGTACTGCTGCCTGGTTGGGGGCCCAGCAGGGGAATGATGGGGCCTTCTTGGAGCCCGGCCGGGTCATTCACACTGAGCTCCAGGGAGGCCTGGATGGCCCTGTATCTCTCACAGCCTACGTTCTCATGGCTCTACTGGAGGATGACATCTACAAG AACATGTATGCGAGCCAAGTTTCCGGGGCCCTGATGTTTTTGGAGACCAGGCTTGCTCTAGGCATCTCCAGTAACTACAGCCTGTGTCTGACCACCTACGCTCTGACCCTGGCCAACAGCGAGAGTGCAGAACGAGCGCTGGCACAGTTGATGGGACGAGCAGAGATGAAGG ACAGTGTTCCATCCTGGAGTTCATCAGGCATAGGGCTTTCTGAGTCATGGCAGCCGCGCTCCGCAGACATCGAAATGGCTGCCTACCTGCTGCTCTCCCTCCACAAGCTATCCAGGCTGGAGGAGGGCTTCAGCCTCATGAAGTGGCTCAGCCAGCAGAGGAACTACTTGGGAGGATACAGCTCCACACAG gaTACAGTGATAGCCCTGCAGGCCTTGTCTGAGTATGCAGCCTACAGTGGGTCTCAACTCATCAATCTCCACATTACAGTCAACACAGCATCCTCAACCACAGTGGCCAGCTTCCACATCAACTACACCAACTATTTGCTATACCAAAGCCGAGAG AtcgagacaggcagagaggtacgCTTAAAGGTTTCTGCCAGGGGCCAAGGATTCGCTCTGTTTCAG atTCATGTGTTTTACAATTTAGAGAGCAGAGGGTTGTCACGGAAATGGAGAGACACTACACAGGAGGCTTTTGATTTGCACATAGAGTTGTTTGACACTACCATGTACTACATCCATCTTTACATTTGCACAAG TCTGTTGGAGGGCCAAGGCATTAACCAGACTGGCATGGCCATTCTAGACGTGGGTCTTCTCAGTGGCTTCATCTTAGCTCAGGATGGCATCGAGACCAACGATCTGGTTCGGAGAGTGGAAACGCCTCCGGGGAAAGTCATCCTCTACCTGGACTCT GTGACGACAGAGGAGATGTGTGTGAAAATCCCTCTAGTCATGGACTTCAAGGTTGCCAACGTCCAGGATGCAACGGTTCTCATCTATGATTACTACGAGCCCA GGAGGAAGACGGTGAGGACATACCAGTCCTATTGGAGGCATGACATGGACGCCTGCTCATTCTGTGGGGAAGACTGCAGCCAGTGTAAAGGACAGATGGCCTATGTGTCTAAAAGTGTATCTGTCTCCCACCATTGCCACCGTGTGGCCACTCTCGCCTGTTCTCTCCTTGTCCTCCTGGCCTGCAGCTTGTAA